The DNA sequence TGTCCCGTTCTTCGATGAGTACAAGCTGGTGAACATGATCATGAGGGACGCCTTCGATCCCTTCAGCTTCCAGCCGGACTATAAGATGTTTGCGGTAAAGATTTACAAAGGCAAGACGAGAACCGCCCAGGCGGAGCCCGGCAAGATCGTCACGTAGCACGGTACGCTGCAGGCAGCGGAAGGGAGACCGGGAAAGAGGGACCTCCCGTCCGCTGCCCGCCTTCCCCTGACACGGCAATGAACTAGGCAATGAACCAGGCGATGAACTGCACGCGAAGGGACTTTATCAAATTATCGGCGATCTCCGGTGCTCTCGCCCTCTCGGGGGGCGTGCTGCAGGCGGGGTGTTCCGCACGCGCGCCGAAGGAGGAGCAGGCCGGCCCGCTTGCCCATATCGCTTCAGGAGGACTGATACGCCCGCCGGGAGCGCTGCCTGAGAACAGCTTCAGGGCGAAGTGCGTCAGCTGCGGCGTCTGTGTCAATGTCTGCCATGCCATGAGCTATGATGCCGTCGCCGTGGCCGGCATCGGCGCGCTCAGGAATTTCGGGACGCCCTTCATAAAGGATATGAGGGATTTCCCCTGCACGCTCTGTATGGAGTGCCCGCGGCACTGCCCCACCGGGGCGCTCGTCGCGGTCGAGAAGGAGAAGGTTGCCATGGGGAGGGCGCTCATCGATTTTTCGCTCTGCTTCGGCTGGAACGGCGATGTCTGCCTCTCCTGCAGCAAGGCCTGCCCCCTGGGGGCGAAGGTCTTCGATTTTTACAACGGTGCCTGGGGCAACCAGCCGTATATCAACGACCAGTGCGTCGGCTGCGGGCTGTGCGTCAAGTACTGCCCCCTCGGCGGCTCGGCGATCAAAGTGGTCACCCGGGGTCATTACCGCGTCGCGGGCCCGGCATACACGGCTGAATTCACGAGGCTCCTCGCCATGCCCCACGAGGAGCGCTATGCCGTTATCTATGGACAGAACCTGCCGCAGATCATGGCGCGGGGAAGGCTGGTGGAGCGTGAATACCGCTAACGGACATGATGCGTTGGCCGTGCTGCGCGATGAGGTCAAAGAGCGCGAAAAGACCGCGCGTCGCGCACTCCTGCCCCTGTCGAAGCTCCGGCGCTTTGTCATGGCTTCTTTTCTGATGCTCTTCATTCTTCAGTTTGCCCGGATAAAGGTGCTCGTCGGCGGCCTCACCGGCTCGGTGGCGGTCTGGCTCGTGAAGCTCATCGATCCGTTCGCCTTTGCCGAGAGCCTTGCCGCGTCAGGGGAGATTACGGCGGTCGCGCTCACTGCAGTGCTCCCGGTAATCGCCGTCTACCTCGTCTTCGGCAGGGCCTTCTGCGGATGGGTCTGTCCGATGGATTTCCTTTACGAGATGGTGGACAGCGTCAAAAGAAGAATCCGGGAGCCGGGAGCCAGGGGCCGAAAGGCGAAAGACGCAGAACAGGGCGCCCTGTACAGTGCACGAGAGACGGAGAACGGAGAGCATAAGAGAGGGGACAGTGGCCGCATCCCTCGGCGGCGGGGGATACCGCCGAGGACGGGGTATTTCATCGCCGCGGGACTGTTGGCGTTTTCGGCAATAGCGGGCATTCCTTTCTTTACCAACTATCTCTCCCATCTCACGAACTTTTTCAGAGCGCTTACGGGAGGACTCTTTCTCTCCCTCGATCTGCCGGTCGAGACGCCGGTCCTCCTCTGCTCGGCCGGCGCGGTGACCGTTCTCCTGGCGCTGGAGTATGTGTTCCCCCGGCTCTGGTGCAGGGTGCTCTGTCCCGTGGGGAAGACCTACGGACTCTTCAACAGGATAAGCCTCCTCAGGCTCACGGTCGAGGAGGGGAAGTGCGAGCGCTGCGCGCTCTGCGACCAGAAGTGTTACATGCAGGTCGAGATCTCCCGGCATACGGACCGGGGCGTCATAAGAGACGGCAACTGCATCTACTGCGGGCGGTGCGTCGAGGGATGCGCGACCCGGAACAGCGTGATAGCGATGAAGCTCGGGAGGAAACCATGATCGTTGCAAGCGGATTCATAGAGGTGAACGAAGAGCGCGATGTCGAGACCGTTGTAAAGGCGCTCGAGGAGCGGGAGGTGGAGGTCACCGACAGGAAGGATGAGAAGATAGTGTTCCTCATCGAACGGGAGGCGACCGGGCAGGTGAAAGAGACGCTCGACTCCCTGAAGAATATCGAAGGGGTCAGGAGCGTCTATCTCGCCTACTTCAGCCTCGAAGGGGCTGACCGGGACCCGGAGGACACCTCTTTTTTCGAGGCGCGCTAGAGAGTACCCCTGGAGAGTATTGATGGAGATCGTAGGGCTTATCATAAAGGTGGAACGGGGCGGCGGCGAGGAGCTGTCGAAGGCGCTTTCGGCCATGAGCCATGTCAGCATCCAGGGAGTGAAAGACAACCAGATCGTGCTGCTGCTCGATACCGACGATGTCCATGTGATCGCCCGCAACACGAAGGAGATCAACGAGATGAGAGGAGTCGTCGGCGTCTATCCCGTATTCTCCCGGGACTCGCTCCCTATTCCTTGAACCGGTACCCGATGCCCGGGACGGTGAGGATATAGGAGGGCTCCGAAGGGTTCTTCTCGATCTTCTGGCGCAGGTGCTGGATATGCACATCGATGACCCTGCTCCAGGAGTATATCTTCGACTCCTTCCAGAGGTGTTTCTTGATATCCTCCCTGCTGATGACGCTGCCCCGGTGGGCGACGAGGTAGCAGAGGAGCTCGTATTCCTTGGGCGTGAGAATAATCTCCTTCCCCTTCATGGTGACGATCCTCCTCCGGTAGTCGATGCTCAGGGCTCCTATGGCGACGCGGCTCTCTGTTTCGGCGGGTTTCGAGCGCCTGAGGCAGGCCTTGATCCGCGCGATCAGCTCGAGGGTCTCGAAGGGCTTTACCACGTAGTCGTCCGCCCCGCTCTCGAGGCCGAAGACCTTGTCCGAAACCTTGTCCTTGGCAGTGAGCATAATGATGGGCAGATCGGGATGCGTCTTCCTGAGCGTCCGGCATATATCGACCCCGTCGCCGTCGGGAAGCATGCGGTCGAGGATGACGAGGTCGGGCCGCTCTTCAGAGAGCCGCGCCTGCCCTTCGGCCCATGACGGTGCGGTGGCGACGCGGAAGTTATGGAGCTCGAGGTTCGCCTTGAGCACCTTGAGGATGTCCCTGTCGTCGTCGACGACCAGCAGGGTCCCTGAGTTCTCGTGTCTCATGGCACTATCCTTTTGGCCATTTCGAGCACCCGGTGCTCTTCGGCGGAGACCGTACAGGGCCCGGAGAGGGGCATGCCGGAGCTCGACCGGCGCGGCAGCGTGAAGTAGAAGCAGCTCCCGTTCCTGCCGTCGCTCCTCACCCCGATAGTCCCGCTGTGCGCTTCGATGATCGTCTTGCAGATGGCGAGGCCCAGGCCCGTCCCTTCCTTGCTGCCGCTCTTGTAGAACTTCTCGAATATCTTCTCCTGTTCCTCTTCGGGAACGCCGGGCCCCTTATCGCGGACCTCCGCAATGACCATGCTCTCCTCCGCATAGGCGGTGAGGCCGATTTCCGCCCCCTGAGGGCTGTACTTTATGGCATTCGAAAGGAGATTCACCACCACCTGCTTTATCCTGTCTTCGTCGGCGCAGACCGGCAGGGACTCGGGAAGATCGGCGTACAGCACGATCCCCTCTTCATCGGCATTGACCTGGAGGTAGGTCATGGTCTCGGCAATGAGATACGAAAGGTTCACCGTGGTGTAGTGGAACTCGGCTGCTCCCACCTCGATCCGTTCGATATCGAGCATGGTGGTCACCATCCTGATGAGCCGCTCGGAGTTCTTCTTGATCACCTGGAAGAAGATCGAGAGGTCGTCGAGTGAGGTGCCCTCGAGCCGCTCCTCGGGGATCGCCGAAAGCTTTGCCGATATATAGTCCATGGCGCCCTTGATCGAGGTGAGGGGGGTCCTCAGCTCGTGGGAGGCCCGGGCAATGAAGTCGGATTTCCGGAGGTTCGACTCGTTGAGCAGGGTATTCGCCTCGACCAGCTTTCTGTTCGTCTCCTCGATATCCTTCGTCGCCCCACGGATGCGCTCGTTGAGCGATTGGTGGTAGGTCGTGAGGGTGCCCGCCATCTCGGAGAAGGCGCGGCAGAGGTCCTCGAACTCGTCGCCGGTCTTCAGCCTGTTTTCGGGGTTGTAGTTGCCCTCCGAAAAATCCCGTATGGCGCGCTTGAGCCTCCTCATGGGCGTGAGCACGAGATTGCGCATCATCAGGAAGAGCGCAGCCGTGAGGGCGAGGACGGTGAGCGCCATGGCGATGATCATCCCCTTCCTGTTCTCGGCGATCTCGGCAAAGGTTTTGTCCACCGGCACCATGACGCTGATCGCGCCCCGCACGTCGCCGACCTCGTAATGCTGGTGCGCATGGCAGTTGAGGCAGGACTCTTCCACGTGCAGGGGGGATATATACCTGAGATACTTCGCCCTGTCGATGGTCTCTATGGCGATGAGCTCGCTCATGCCGTGCTTCTCGAACTCCAGGAGCGCCTTCTTCTCGAACGCATCGGGCGCATTTTCGGGATTGGTGAGCTTGAGGCTGGTAATATGAAACCAGTAGAACCCCTTCTCCTTTGCATACTTCGAGAGCTCTTTGGTGAACATCGCGGGGGTCTCCTTTATGTAGCGCCTGCCCTGCCTGTCGGTGATCTCGGAATCTTTCAAGTAAGGAGAGGGCGCTACCCAGGGGAGCTTCTCGATAAAAATCCCGCCGTGGTCGGATATCCAGTTGCGCGTAAGGACGATCTGCTTGAAGAGGACGCGGGCCTCGTTCTCGACCTGGCTCATGATGAGGCGCTCCTGGCGCTGGGCTATAAGGTAGAAGGAGACGCCCAGCGCGATGACGAGGGTGAGGCTGCAGCCGATGATGAATTTGAGGTGAAGATTCAGGCGTAAGGGCAGTATGGTCGAGAGTCTGTCTTTCATGTCCACATGAGGAGCCATTTGTATATTAAGTATATCAAAATCGTCCTGACTGCATAAAGAATGATCGAAAAGCAGGGAGGCGAGCGCCACGCGCGAGAGGCGCTTATTTCTTCGATTCTATCCTGTTGTAGACCATGGTCCGGTCTTTGCCGAGGGATTTGGCCCGGTAGAGCGCGGTATCAGCGCTCCTGATCAGCTCATTGATGCTCTCCCCGTCGCCGGGAAAGGAGGCGATCCCTATGCTCACCGTGATGCAGGAGTGAGGAAATTTCTGCCATCCCTCGGTGAGCGATTCCCTGATGTTCTTTCGCACCCGCTCGGCGACGAGGAATGCCTCTTCCTTGGTGGTCTGGGGCATGAGGATCGCGAACTCTTCTCCCCCGAACCGGCAGGCGACGTCGTTCACCCGCGAATCCCTGTGGATGATGCGCGCAACATCTTTCAAGACGTCGTCCCCCGCGAGATGTCCCTCGCTGTCGTTGAAGAGCTTGAAATCATCGATATCGAGCATCACCAGGGAAAAGGTGAGATTGTAGCGTTCCGAACGGTGGATCTCCTCGGTAAAACGCTCTTCGAGATAGCGGCGGTTGAAGAGCCCGGTGACGGTGTCGGTGATCGAGAGCTCTTTCATCTGCTCCGCAAGGGCATGATAGCCCGAGACCTTCAGGCTGAGCGCCGCATACGCCAGGAAATGGCCGAGGATGCTCAGATCGGCATCGGTGAACTCCCGGCCGGACGATTTATCGGCGATGTTCAGGACACCGAGACGTTCATGGTCGAACTGCAGCGGAGCGCACATGAACGAGCCGGTCTTGTAGTGGTGGCGCGGCTTGAAGCCGCAGCGCTCGAGTACGGCGGTGTCTTTCGAGACGAGGGCCGCCCCGTCTTTGAACACCTTCCCGGCGATCCCCTCTCCGGCCTTGACCGCGACCCCCTGCATAAGCCACTGATTGACGCCTTTCACCGCCTTTACGGTGAGCGCGCCGTCTTCAGGCATCATGAGCGAGCAGCGCTCGGCGCCGAGCAGGTCCGCAGCCGTATGCACAATCGCCTCATAGAGCATCTCCCGGTGGTGGAGGTGCGGCAGCAGTCGTGCCACGGCTCCGGCGAGCAGGTCGAGGTCCGCGGCGAGCTTGCGCGAATCCTCCCTGAGCGAGAGGCTCCCGAGGACGAGGCTGACGAGTCTGAGAAAATCGATGATGCAGCGGGACTGTTCCCTGGTGAGCGCCGCGTTGCATACCGCCGCCATCCCGGATGTAGCGGCGAACGAGAGCTGCGGAAAGAGGTGGAGCGTCGTTACTGCCGGGGGAAACCCGAGCGCGGCTATTTCTGCGCCGTCAGCGGAGGAGAAGGCGGAGCCGCTCTCCCTGCACTCGGCGAGGCGGGGAGACTCCCGTATGGTCAGGGGGGCGACGGCGTCCCTCATGCGTCCCGCCGCTGCAGCGGTTACGAACGAACCGCCCTCTTTGACCATCACTGCCGCGGTTTCGATATCGAAGACGAAGAGCAGGGTATCGAGTACGAGCGCATACACCTCTGCCGGAGACGAGGGGGCGGTAATGCTCAGCGCCACGTCGGTCAGCGTCTTCATCCATTGAAACCGGTTCTGGTTGAGGGTGCGCTCATAGCTCCAGCGCAGTACTGTTTCGAAGATGAGCCTCACGGCAGAGGCGGTTTTCTGGATATCCGCGTAGTCCCTCACCGCAAGGTGCTCCGGCCATTGGTCGAGCTGCTCCCGCGAGAGCCCGTACGACGCCCCTTCGGTGAGCAGGAAGTGCTCGAAATCGAAGGCCTTCAGGTAGAACGGGTTGCTGAGCGCTACCAAAAGGGTTTTGTTGATAGTAAGAGGCATGAAGAGGTAGTGCTGCTGGGCAGGCCCCTTGAGCAGGGCGATATCGTTCCGCAGCGATACTTTCTCGATGCCCTTCTGTACAAAACGCCGGTATTCCTCATCGCCTGCGGGGAGTGCGGTGATATGGGTGAGCAGCCGGTCCGGGGAGGGCGAGGGGAGGAGGAGGTCGCCGCTGCTGTTGTACAGCGCAAACGGCATGCGGGTGAGCTCGGCAAGAACGGCTTGCAGTCCGGTTAACGACTGGATATCGAAATATGCCGGATTCATCAGCAACTATCCTGCATCGTACGGCGCTGCTCCTCGATGCGCAAAGCCCCCAATCATGAGTAGGACTATAGTACTCACAAAGTTTCCCCCCTGTCAACACATTGTCTTACATAATCTGTCGGAAAATATGAAAATGTTGTATAATGATTGACCGTAAAGGACGGGAGGGTCGCCTGCTGCGTATGTGTACCGAAGAGCGGCGGATTCCCTCTCCCGAAACGTGGGCCGAGAGAGCCGAGAGAAGTAGAATATCCCGCTGGATGCGCGGGGAGGCCTTGGAGCGCCCCCTGCAAGACCTTATCCCGAGCACCGTCATGGAGACGGCATCAGCGACCGGGGCTGCTGTTTACTTTCAGGGCTTTACGGGCGAAGTAAATATGTGTCATGAAAATGACAGGCGGGTAGAGAGAATATATATCCTAAATGGAAGATCAGAAAAAAGATACGGTAATAGAGCTGTTCAGGGTCTGGCTGGTGAAGGCGGATATGGTGTTTCATATTATCGCCGCGGTGCTCCTGCTCAGCGCGTGCACCATGATCCTCTTTTACGCAACGATCAATATCCTGACTCCCTCCCGTAATGCGATGATCCATCTGGTCAACGATGTCCTGCTGGCGCTCATAATCCTCGAGCTCCTCTGGACCGTGATCAGGTTCCTGAAAAAGCAGAAGTTTATCCTGGGGCCCTTCCTCGCCATCGGCATCATCGCAGCAGTGCGGCGGATACTGCTCATCGAGGCCCAGACCTCCTTCATGGAGCATGTGCCGGTCGAAAAGCTGTACGAGCTGGGCCTGAGCGCCCTTATCATTATTATCCTCATGGTCGCTTACTATCTTTCCGTCAAGGCTCAGAGACTGGAACAGTAACGACCGTTCATCGCGTTTATCGCGTTATAGCGTACAGCGTTATAGCGTTTGTCGGGTTGGTTTTATCGGGGGTATTTTTACGCGATGAACGCGATGAACGGGCTTAAAGGAGGGTGTTATGGCAGACGAACACTCGTTTGATGTCGTAAGTGTGGTGGATATGCAGGAGGTCACCAATGCCGTTGACCAGGCGCTGCGGGAGATAGGCCAGCGCTTCGACTTCAAGGGGAGCAAGAGCTCCATAGAGCTCGATAAGGGAAAGGGGACGATAACCCTCGTCTCCGATGACGAGCTCAAAATGAAGAGCGTTATCGATATCCTCCAGTCGAAGATAGTGAAGCGGGGGATTTCGCTCAAGGCGTTGAGCTACGGCAAGCTCGAGCCGGCTGCGGGGAACACCGTTCGCCAGGTTGTTACGCTGCAGCAGGGCGTACCCGCGGAGAAGGCGAAGGAGATCGTGAAGTATATAAAGGATATGAAGCTCAAGGTGAGTCCCGAGATACAAAAGGACCAGGTCCGCGTGAAGGCCAAGAAGATAGACGACCTCCAGGTCATCATCGCGCAGCTCAAGCAGAAGGATTTCGGGATCCCGCTCCAGTTCGAGAACTACCGGTAATACCGTTGTAGCGTTTATCGAGTACAGCGTTACAGCGTAGAAAATAGGACACCGCGACGCTACAACGCTATAGACGCTATAAACGCTATAAACGCGATGAACGCGATGAACGCGATGAACGCTATGAACGGTCGTCAAAAGGGACTGGAAAATGAGCCGGCTCCTCTGTTAAAATGGGTGCCGACTTTTTTGCACGGGGGTAGATGCCAGTGAAAGGACATACAGCGGTTGTTACCGGCGGCGGTCGCGGGATCGGGAAGGCGATCGGCGCAGCGCTCGCAGCCCGGGGCGTGAATATCGTCGTGGTCGATGTGCAGCTCGATATCGCCGCGGCGACGGCGGCGGAGTTCGAGAAGAGCGGCGTGAAGAGTCTCCCGCTCAAGGCGGACGTTTCGAGCGCCGCCGACGTGAGCGGCATGGTTGAGGCGGCGGTAAAGGAATTTGGTAAAATAGAAATATTTGTGAACAACGCGGGCATTACGCGGGACGGCCTCCTGCTCCGGATGAAGGAGGAGGACTGGGACGCGGTGATCGGCATCAACCTCAAGGGCACGTTCCTCTGTACGAGAGAGGCGGTAAAGGTCATGGCAAAGCAGCGGTACGGCAGGATCGTCAATATCGCTTCGGTCGTCGCGTTCATGGGAAATCCGGGCCAGGCGAACTACAGCGCCTCGAAGGCGGGCATCGTGGGTCTCACGAAGACGACGGCGAAAGAGTATGCGAGCCGGGGCATAACGGCGAACGCGGTCGCGCCCGGTTTCATTACGACCGCCATGACCGATGCCCTTCCGGAGAACGTACGGCAGGAGATGCTCAAGGCGATACCGATGAGCCGGTTCGGCACGGTCGAGGACGTAGCCGGCGCGGTCGGCTTTCTCGCTTCGCCTGAAGCGGGGTATATTACGGGCCAGGTCATTCATGTCAACGGCGGCATGTATATGTAACCGTTAAGCGTGAGTGATCCGTCGGGAGCGG is a window from the Nitrospirota bacterium genome containing:
- a CDS encoding 4Fe-4S dicluster domain-containing protein — encoded protein: MNQAMNCTRRDFIKLSAISGALALSGGVLQAGCSARAPKEEQAGPLAHIASGGLIRPPGALPENSFRAKCVSCGVCVNVCHAMSYDAVAVAGIGALRNFGTPFIKDMRDFPCTLCMECPRHCPTGALVAVEKEKVAMGRALIDFSLCFGWNGDVCLSCSKACPLGAKVFDFYNGAWGNQPYINDQCVGCGLCVKYCPLGGSAIKVVTRGHYRVAGPAYTAEFTRLLAMPHEERYAVIYGQNLPQIMARGRLVEREYR
- a CDS encoding 4Fe-4S binding protein produces the protein MNTANGHDALAVLRDEVKEREKTARRALLPLSKLRRFVMASFLMLFILQFARIKVLVGGLTGSVAVWLVKLIDPFAFAESLAASGEITAVALTAVLPVIAVYLVFGRAFCGWVCPMDFLYEMVDSVKRRIREPGARGRKAKDAEQGALYSARETENGEHKRGDSGRIPRRRGIPPRTGYFIAAGLLAFSAIAGIPFFTNYLSHLTNFFRALTGGLFLSLDLPVETPVLLCSAGAVTVLLALEYVFPRLWCRVLCPVGKTYGLFNRISLLRLTVEEGKCERCALCDQKCYMQVEISRHTDRGVIRDGNCIYCGRCVEGCATRNSVIAMKLGRKP
- a CDS encoding chaperone NapD, with product MIVASGFIEVNEERDVETVVKALEEREVEVTDRKDEKIVFLIEREATGQVKETLDSLKNIEGVRSVYLAYFSLEGADRDPEDTSFFEAR
- a CDS encoding chaperone NapD — encoded protein: MEIVGLIIKVERGGGEELSKALSAMSHVSIQGVKDNQIVLLLDTDDVHVIARNTKEINEMRGVVGVYPVFSRDSLPIP
- a CDS encoding response regulator transcription factor → MRHENSGTLLVVDDDRDILKVLKANLELHNFRVATAPSWAEGQARLSEERPDLVILDRMLPDGDGVDICRTLRKTHPDLPIIMLTAKDKVSDKVFGLESGADDYVVKPFETLELIARIKACLRRSKPAETESRVAIGALSIDYRRRIVTMKGKEIILTPKEYELLCYLVAHRGSVISREDIKKHLWKESKIYSWSRVIDVHIQHLRQKIEKNPSEPSYILTVPGIGYRFKE
- a CDS encoding ATP-binding protein, whose protein sequence is MKDRLSTILPLRLNLHLKFIIGCSLTLVIALGVSFYLIAQRQERLIMSQVENEARVLFKQIVLTRNWISDHGGIFIEKLPWVAPSPYLKDSEITDRQGRRYIKETPAMFTKELSKYAKEKGFYWFHITSLKLTNPENAPDAFEKKALLEFEKHGMSELIAIETIDRAKYLRYISPLHVEESCLNCHAHQHYEVGDVRGAISVMVPVDKTFAEIAENRKGMIIAMALTVLALTAALFLMMRNLVLTPMRRLKRAIRDFSEGNYNPENRLKTGDEFEDLCRAFSEMAGTLTTYHQSLNERIRGATKDIEETNRKLVEANTLLNESNLRKSDFIARASHELRTPLTSIKGAMDYISAKLSAIPEERLEGTSLDDLSIFFQVIKKNSERLIRMVTTMLDIERIEVGAAEFHYTTVNLSYLIAETMTYLQVNADEEGIVLYADLPESLPVCADEDRIKQVVVNLLSNAIKYSPQGAEIGLTAYAEESMVIAEVRDKGPGVPEEEQEKIFEKFYKSGSKEGTGLGLAICKTIIEAHSGTIGVRSDGRNGSCFYFTLPRRSSSGMPLSGPCTVSAEEHRVLEMAKRIVP
- a CDS encoding sensor domain-containing diguanylate cyclase; this encodes MNPAYFDIQSLTGLQAVLAELTRMPFALYNSSGDLLLPSPSPDRLLTHITALPAGDEEYRRFVQKGIEKVSLRNDIALLKGPAQQHYLFMPLTINKTLLVALSNPFYLKAFDFEHFLLTEGASYGLSREQLDQWPEHLAVRDYADIQKTASAVRLIFETVLRWSYERTLNQNRFQWMKTLTDVALSITAPSSPAEVYALVLDTLLFVFDIETAAVMVKEGGSFVTAAAAGRMRDAVAPLTIRESPRLAECRESGSAFSSADGAEIAALGFPPAVTTLHLFPQLSFAATSGMAAVCNAALTREQSRCIIDFLRLVSLVLGSLSLREDSRKLAADLDLLAGAVARLLPHLHHREMLYEAIVHTAADLLGAERCSLMMPEDGALTVKAVKGVNQWLMQGVAVKAGEGIAGKVFKDGAALVSKDTAVLERCGFKPRHHYKTGSFMCAPLQFDHERLGVLNIADKSSGREFTDADLSILGHFLAYAALSLKVSGYHALAEQMKELSITDTVTGLFNRRYLEERFTEEIHRSERYNLTFSLVMLDIDDFKLFNDSEGHLAGDDVLKDVARIIHRDSRVNDVACRFGGEEFAILMPQTTKEEAFLVAERVRKNIRESLTEGWQKFPHSCITVSIGIASFPGDGESINELIRSADTALYRAKSLGKDRTMVYNRIESKK
- a CDS encoding phosphate-starvation-inducible PsiE family protein, encoding MEDQKKDTVIELFRVWLVKADMVFHIIAAVLLLSACTMILFYATINILTPSRNAMIHLVNDVLLALIILELLWTVIRFLKKQKFILGPFLAIGIIAAVRRILLIEAQTSFMEHVPVEKLYELGLSALIIIILMVAYYLSVKAQRLEQ
- a CDS encoding YajQ family cyclic di-GMP-binding protein, which encodes MADEHSFDVVSVVDMQEVTNAVDQALREIGQRFDFKGSKSSIELDKGKGTITLVSDDELKMKSVIDILQSKIVKRGISLKALSYGKLEPAAGNTVRQVVTLQQGVPAEKAKEIVKYIKDMKLKVSPEIQKDQVRVKAKKIDDLQVIIAQLKQKDFGIPLQFENYR
- the fabG gene encoding 3-oxoacyl-[acyl-carrier-protein] reductase, which encodes MPVKGHTAVVTGGGRGIGKAIGAALAARGVNIVVVDVQLDIAAATAAEFEKSGVKSLPLKADVSSAADVSGMVEAAVKEFGKIEIFVNNAGITRDGLLLRMKEEDWDAVIGINLKGTFLCTREAVKVMAKQRYGRIVNIASVVAFMGNPGQANYSASKAGIVGLTKTTAKEYASRGITANAVAPGFITTAMTDALPENVRQEMLKAIPMSRFGTVEDVAGAVGFLASPEAGYITGQVIHVNGGMYM